The window ATTGAAATGGATGTTTGGGATACTTGGCCGTTGCAAAATTCGGATGGAACCGTGGCAAACTATAAGGGCTACCAAATCGTTTTTGGTTTGGCGGGAGATCCTAAAAGAGGATCGGACACGTTTATTTACTTGTTCTATAAGAAAGAAGGAGATACATCCCTTAACAGCTGGAAGAATGCCGGCCGGGTATTTAAGGATAGTGACAAATTCGTACCGAATGATTCGATTCTAAACAATCAAGCCGAAGAATGGTCGGGTTCCGCAACTATGACCTCCGATGGCAAAGTTCGCTTATTCTATACCAATCGTCACCCTTGGGATTCGGATCGGGGATTTTACGGGAAGCAAACGTTAACAACGGCTCAAATCAATGTGTCTCAACCGAATGACGATACGCTGAAAGTGGATGGCGTAGAAGATTTCAAATCGATCTATGACGGCAACGACGGGAAGACTTATCAAAGCGTTGATAGCACCGGTTTCAGTAAGGGAGACTATAACGATAATCATACCTTAAGAGATCCTCACTATGTAGAGGAGAACGGCCGTAAATACCTTGTTTTTGAAGCGAATACCGGGACAGAAACGGGTTACCAAGGAGAAGGATCCCTGTTTAATAAAGCTTACTATGGCGGAAGCAATGTCTTCTTCCAGGCTGAGAAAAACAAATTGCTGCAAAGCCCTGTCAAACCAGTTATGGAAATTGCGAATGGTGCACTCGGTATCATTGAATTAAATGACGATTATTCGTTCAAAAAAGAAATGAAGCCGCTGATTGCATCCAATACCGTAACAGATGAGATTGAACGTGCTAACGTATTTAAACTGAATGGGAAATGGTATTTGTTCACAAGTTCTAGAGGATCTAAAATGTTCATTGATGGAATCGATAAAGAAGACATTTACATGTTGGGGTACGTATCAGATTCTTTAAACGGAACGTACAAACCATTGAACGACACAGGACTTGTCCTTCATCAAGATCTTAATCCATATGATATTACCTGGAATTATGCTCACTTTGCGATCCCACAAGTGAAAGGGGATAATGTCGTCATCACAAGTTACATGACTAATAGAGGTTACTTTGAAGATCATCATTCTACTTTTGCACCAAGCTTCTTAATGAACATTAAAGGTTCCAAGACTTCAGTTGTGAAAAACAGCATTCTGGAACAAGGGCAATTAACGATTAACAAATAACAAGCCTCCTAAATAACAAAAAAAGAAAATGCCAATTTAAATTGGCGTTTTCTTTTTTTGAAATGGGGTAAATAGGTAAAGTAGAATGGAGGGATTCTTATCGCAACAGTTAAACGAATCGTTGTATTCATCATTTGTTTAAGCTGTTTGATGACGATAGAGTTAGAAGCTTATGACGCAAGAAAGAACAAGAAGAAGGAAACTAACGTTTCTCATTTTAAGCCAACCTCTCGGGCTAGCTATCATTTCACTTCGCCAGACAAATGGAAAAACGACCCTCAGAGGCCGATTTACTTGGATGGAAAATATCATTATTATTATCTCTATAATCGTGATTATCCGAATGGAAACGGTACGGAATGGCGTCATGCAGTATCAACGGATTTGGTGCATTGGAAAGATGAAGGGGTGGCCATTCCCAAATATACGAATCAAAATGGTGATCCATGGACGGGATCCGTCGTTGTGGACGATAAAAATACGGCAGGTTTTGGAAAAGAGGCTGTTGTGGCGATTGTAACACAGCCCTCTGCAGATGGCGGGAAGCAGGAACAATATTTATGGTACAGTACGAACAAAGGAAAAACGTTTAAATCTTATCATGACAATCCTATTCTGCCGAATCCGGGCACAGCAAATTTTAGAGATCCGAAAGTTATTTGGGATCACCAAACTCATAAGTGGGTGATGGCCATGGCGGAAGGAACCAAAATAGGTTTTTACGAGTCTCACAATTTAAAAGATTGGCACTATACAAGCAGCTTCTTTACGGAGAATATCGGAATTGTAGAGTGCCCTGATCTTTATTTAATGCAAGCGAATGACGGCACTTTTAAATGGGTTCTTGGTGCCAGCGCAAATGGTAAATCGATAGGAAAACCCAACACCTATGCCTACTGGACTGGAAACTTTAATGGAAAGGCATTTTTCCCGGATCACAATGAACCTCAGTGGTTAGATTATGGCTTTGATTGGTATGGTGCTGTAACGTTTGAAGAGGGGAAAGACAGTGATAAATACAATCTTCGTTATGCTCTGGCCTGGATGAATAATTGGGATTACCCCCATAATACGCCAACGCTGAAAGAAGGTTTTAACGGAACGGATTCAATTGTTCGTCAAATTAAATTAAAACAAGAAGGGGATCGTAAGTATCATTTGGTATCCCAACCAATTGAAGCATTAAATCAATTGACAAGTTCAACGGATACCGTTAAACAAATAAAAGTTAATGGCTCTACAACACTTCAGGTAACAGGCGATACGTACCAGCTTGACACCGATATATCTTGGTCGGAGATCAATAATGTAGGATTAAGGCTTCGAGAATCAACAAATAAAACCCGCCATGTAGATGTCGGAGTTTTTGTAGAAGGTCAATACTCTTATGTCAATAGAGCTTTTACAGGACAACCCGACAAGAGTAAAAGATATCTTGAAAGCAGAGCGCCATTTGATGTAAAAAAGAAGAATGTTCACTTGAAGATCCTTGTTGATAAAACAAGCATTGAAGTTTTTATAGATGATGGCAAAATCGTTTTATCCAATGAAATGTTCCCGGAAATAAACGATAAAGCTATTACCCTTTTTTCTGAAGGCGGCACCGCGATCTTTGAAAATGTTGTAATCAAGCACTTCAACATTATTAAATAAAAAAATCAAGATATTTAAAAAAAACAAAGATCCGCCTCCTCGAAAAAGGGGTAGATCTTTGTATTATTCCAGTGCGGGCTTTTGCCGCTCTGGATTTAACTTAGCTGACGGGCTTCACTGATTTCACTTCAGTAGCTTTATTTTATTACCAGGAACATGTCCAGTTCTCATTCGATTCAAGTTTGAAATTAAAGATGACGGCGATAAACAGCGGAATAGCTTTAATAAGATTTGTCATATGTAACAACCATCCTCTACCTATTATTTGTGAAGTTGCATTGTATTATGTTATGTTTCATTACATATATCCTACTATAAACACAGAAAACTTGCAACAACATTACTTATTTTTAGGTTTAATGGGGGGAATAATTCTTTGTTGTACAATTTATGTAATGTATGTGTCATGTTTGTTGATGTCATATTACCCTCCAGTAAATATTTTGATACTAATGTTCACACGGAAAAAATCGACCGTGCTACAAAAATAGATGGTTTAATTGCTTCTGCTTAATAGAAAAAGGACCCCTTTCGGAGTCCTCTTCGACGGTGAATAAATTGATGGTACTTTTGCCTTGAACCTTACTTGGCTCGGTCTTTACCTAACACACTATTGCAGTACATGACTACATTAATGAGCCCACGGCACATCGCCTCGCTTCAATATCGATTCAATAACAACTTCCCTGGTGTTTTATCTTTGAAATTTCTGCGACACTACACCTCGCTGTTTTCACCGTCGAAAAGTATTATGTCCGATCAGGGCGATCTTATTCAATTGTATTGTTTCATTGCGGTTTGTAGATTACCATATTTATGGAAATCAATTCATGAAGGAGTGGTAGGATGAAACGCAAAAAAGCAGTAACAATGACGTGCATGTTCATAATTTTCCTTATCGCGTTTGCATGCGGTGCTTTTGCGGACGATTACATCAAAGAGATCAAAGCTTATCAGAACAGTAAAATCACGATACAGGTCGACGGCAGCACAGTCGACCTTCAGGACGGGGCGGAGCAAATGGTCCCGATCATTTACGAAGGTCGCTCTTATGTACCGGTCAAGCCACTTGCGGAAGCGTTGGGCGCGATGGTTACATGGGAGCAGGATGAGCAAGCCATTAAGGTATCCACTGCAAATCCCAGTGCAGGCAGCGCATCTTCGCCGCATGAATCGGAAGGTGTTCGGAATACATTTCCCTCTGAATACGGAGCGCCTTCGATGTTTGAAGACTTTAAACCTGTTGCAAAGGAAGGAATTACCGCGTATTTGAATGCGATTCGCAGCGGGGAGAAGAAAGATTTGAAAGCGTTCATTTACAAGTATTATTATTCTTTGACCGAACTCGATAGCCCTGATGTTGCCTACGCACAAGCCAGCGAAAAAGTAGATACGTATCGCAGTAAATACGATAAGGAGACGCTGAACGGTCTGACAGCAGAAGGTTTGGAACTGTTGAAGGGTGGAGCATTCCCTGACGAAGCTTCAGGATACAGTAAGGAACATGGGATTCTGCTTAACTATCGGGTCGTCTCCGGTAAAGGATACTATGGTCATTTTTCGATTGATTTCTATTTTTACCAAGAAGGGAATACCTACAAACTTACAAATATCCTCTATGCTGGTGCTTATCGTGGAGAAGGGATCTAACACATCCTTGGACGTATACTGTAGATTATGTCAAATAATATGAACATGAAAACATCCGGCTCTGATCCTTCGAGAGAGCCGGATGTTCGCAATACAGCATTGAAATCCGCCCACCAAAAGGAGCGGATTTTTTCGTTAATAATGGGAATTCTCATTGATTCGTTATGCTGGAACCATCATTTAATCATCAAGGCGACTAAGGTAAGGGCTTTTCGATTTAATAAAGGGATGGTTAAGATAGTACGATGTTAATGAAAAGAATGGTAACTTGAGTTCAATTTATCTTAAAAGCGGCAATGTTACTGAGAATTTAGATGGTTCGATCAGTACTATTGCCAGTTGTAGCCGCGAAACTTATGATTTGAATTGTGATCGATGCACACATGAATTCAGTCAGGGGGACGACGGATGAAGGAACATTATGAAGCTCAATTACAACTAAGGCACAATTACCGTTTCTTTAAAGAGTCTTTATTTATAAGGGATATTGTCAGGGATCGATGGTTGTATGTAATCTTGTTACCAGGCGTTTTGTATTTTATTATTTTTAAATATGTTCCTATGTTTGGCTTACTCATGGCTTTTGAGGACTATAAACCGCATCTAGGTTTTATGAATAGTCCTTGGGTAGGGATGAAGCATTTCGAACGTTTTTTTTCAGAGCCTCAGTTTTGGATGCTATTCCGTAATACCATTTTGTTAGCGATTTATAATTTGGTGTTTTTCTTCCCGCTGCCTATCGTACTAGCGCTTATGTTGAATGAAGTTCGTATTGGGATATTCAAGCGCTTTGCTCAGACGTTATTGTATTTGCCCCACTTTGTTTCATGGGTAGTAGCGGTTGGCATATTCTATGTATTATTTACAACTGAAGGTGGAGTTGTAAACGAATTGATCCAAAAAATTGGTATTGAGAAAATTCCATTTTTGCTAAGTGAGGATTGGTTCAGACCGATGATCATCAGCCAGTCGATCTGGAAAGAGGCAGGTTGGGGAACCATTATTTTCCTCGCGGCGTTGTCCGGAGTTGATCTTCAGTTATATGAAGCGGCTCGCATGGATGGAGCTGGGCGTTGGCGCCAGTTGTGGCATATTACGCTACCTGCTATTCGTAGTACGATCGTCATCTTGTTTATTCTACGCTTGGGTAGTTTTTTGGACACGGGTTTCGAGCACATCTTCCTGATGCTTAACTCCATGAACCGAGAAGTCGGGGAAGTGTTTGATACTTTTGTATATATGAAAGGCTTGACGCAAGGACAATACAGCTATAGTGCCGCGGTAGGGATGTTTAAATCTCTGGTAGGGCTTGTCCTAGTACTCGGGTCCAATTGGATAGCGAAAAAATTCGGCGAAGAAGGCGTGTATTAAAAAGAGTCAGGAGGCTGTCAATATGCTAGCAGAAGATAAGAATTGGAGCAATCGGCTATTTAATACGGTAAACTATTCGTTGTTGACCCTTGTATCACTAATCACAATCATTCCCTTCGTATATATCGTTTCCATGTCTTTTGCTTCCCCAGAGGAGGTGGCTAAAGGCGGGTTGCTCTTATTTCCTTCGAAGTTTACCTTTGGGGCGTATAAATACATCTTTTCAACCGATACGATGGTTCGGAGTATTCTTATCTCGATTTATATTACGGTGCTCGGAACGTTGATCAACCTACTGTTGACCTCGTTTACCGCTTACCCTTTGGCCAAAGCGACCTTACGAGGGCGCCGGACCATTCTTCTCATGGTTTTGATTACGATGTTGTTCAGCGGAGGTTTGATCCCGACCTACTTTGTAGTCAAAGCTTTTGGTATGATAAACACGTATTGGTCCCTGATGATTCCGACCGCTATCAGCGCATTTAATTTGATCGTTCTCAAGAACTTTTTTCAGCAAATTCCCGACAGCTTGGTAGATTCAGCGAAGATTGATGGCTGTAATGATTTAGGGATTTTGTTTCGTATTGTTTTGCCATTATCGATGCCGGCGATGGCTACCTTTGGACTTTTCTATGCTGTAGGACATTGGAATACATTCTTTAATGCGGTGATGTACATGAACGATGCTGAGAAGTTTCCGGTCCAGGTTATTTTGAGACAAATTGTTTTGTTATCTCAGGATCAAATCGGGAACACCACATCACAGCAAGATCCAACCGACTATTTACCGCAGACCATTCGAATGGCTTCTATTGTAGTTGCGACCGTCCCGATTGTTCTCGTCTACCCGTTCTTACAGAAGCATTTTGCCAAGGGTGTACTATTAGGATCGGTAAAAGGATAACTCTATTTCAAAGAGTAACCGTTTACATAAACAAACATTCAGGAGGGGTTATGTATGGTAAGTAAGCGTTTTATCACTTTGGTTTCATTGCTGACGACTGTAAGTGCTTTAGCGGGGTGCGCAGGCGAGAAGAGTTCGCCAACTGCACAACAGGACAATACGCCGCTTCAAGTTACTATTGCTACGCCTCAAATCGGGGAGGCTCCGAAAAAAGGCAGTGAAGTAGAGCAGGCTATCGAGAAATACACGAATTCGAAAATTGATTTTCAATGGATTCCATCCGCTGCTTTCGAAGATAAGAAAAATATCATGATTGCTTCTAATGAGATGCCCAAAGCATTTAAAATTACGTCAAACGCCACTACGCTTAGCGCGATCCAATCCGGCTTGTTTTGGGAGATCGGCCCTTTGTTGAAGGATTATAAAAACTTATCAGGCGCTAACGCAATGTATTATGACAATTTAAAGGTTGATGGAAAGTTATATAGTTTGCCCTTGTACCGGGACATCGGCCGTGCCGGTATCACTTACCGGAAGGATTGGTTTGATGGACTTGGCCTAAAGACTCCGGTAACTTTAGACGACTGGTATAATCTCATGAAAACCATCGCGGAGAAGGATCCTGATAAGAATGGGCAGAACGATTCGTACGGTATGTTTCTTGAAAAGTCCTATAACGACCCGGTTGCTAGCAGCTCCTATCTGACCCGACTCGCAGTTTCTCAGGGAGCGCCGAATAAATGGGGATTAGAAGGAGGTAAGGTGATAGCTGAATTTATGACCAAACCGTATTTGGATTCCATGAAGCTGCTTCGCAGATTATATCAGGAAAAATTAATCAATCAGGACTTTTCCGTTGTTCAGGCAGCTGATGCCGATAATAAATGGAATGCAGGTAAGGTTGGGATTCGGATCAATACCGTTGCCTCGGCAGGTGCGACCTCTCAAGACAACCTAAAGAAGGCTGTACCTAATGGCGTAGTTGATATTGCCCCTTATATGGGACCATCCGGAAATCGTGTACCGGCTGAGCCCGGCAATAACGGCTTCTTCGTCTTCCCGAAATCGAGTGTTAAGTCAGAAGCGGAATTAAAGCGACTGCTGGGCTTCTTCGATAAGTTAATGGACCCGGAGATGTCGACACTTCTGACCAGAGGGATTGAAGGTAAGCATTTCACGAAGACCGATGACGGAAAAGCGCAGTTTAAAGACTTGACCCTATTTAATCTCGAGGTTAAGCCTTATCGTGACAGTCTGCCTTCGTTTGAGGTGACCGGAACGGGTCTTCCTTTGAAATTATCGGATTTGCAGGCAAAAGGCTGGAAGGTCATTGCTGACAACCTGAAGAATGTGGTGCCCAATGTAGCGTTAACAATGAACTCCAAGACTTATTCTGAAAAGGGTGGAGAATTGGATACATTAATTCGTGATGCCCAAACCAAATTTATTATGGGGAAAATTGACGAGGAAGGGTGGCAAGCAGAAGTAGAGAAATGGAGAAAAGCCGGCGGTGACAAGGTGATTGAAGAATATACGGCCGAGTATTCGAAGCAGAAGAAGTAAGACGATCTAGTTCTAGCATTTGTAAGCATAGGCATCGTAGATTCATTTGATATAATGGTAATGTCGAATCCTTGAAAGCGAAGAAAGGAGAGGTTTCCGTTGCCTAAATACTTATATCGAATGCTTGTCTTCTCTCTTCTGTTGAGCGCAGTTCCGGTCGTTTGCATCGGGCTCATCTCCTACTATATTGCTTCAAAGGATATTGGGAAGAAGGTTAATGAGGGTAATGTACAGATCCTGCTACAAAACCAAATGCGAATGGAGCAAATCTTAAAGAACGTGGAAATGGGAGCCGTACAATATATCAATTCACCTTTGGTAAGCGATTTCATATACCATGATTTACAGAATGATGATTTTCAAACGATCAATAATCTATCCAAAGGCTTATATAATCTTCATTCTATTGCGGGTGTGGCCGACACACAGCTGATTAACTTAGAGCACGACTGGATGATCAGCAATCTCGGTTTTACATCAACCGAAGATTTTGTAAATCGAGGTTTACTGAGCGATTATGCCAAGCGCCAGCAAAATTTATTTTGGTTAGCTAATATCGGTACCTCCTTAGATGAAAATAAGATCCGGGTGGTCGTCAAGCTTCCAATGATTGCCTCTACGACCACTCCTAAAGCGTTGTTGATTATTGACATGTCGCACGATGCGTTACTGAGCAATTTGGCCCAAAACACCCAATTAGGAAATATTTATGTACTTAATCGAAACAGGGAGCCGTTCTTGGCCAGTTCCAGCCCTGTAGGGATCCAGTCTTCCATTCTGGAAAAGATGAATGTCGCGACAGAACCGGAGGGGTCCTTTGAAACGGGCGATATGGGGGTCAACTATAAAGTTTCCTCATATAACGGCTGGTCCTATGTTTCTATCGTTTCCATTGATGCAATTACGAAGGAATCTAAGAAAATTGCATTCATCACCTTAAATGCTTGCGTGATTATTTTTATTCTAATCACATTGGCCGCCTTCTACGGAACCAGCCGCATGTATAGGCCGATCCATCGGCTATTTATGATGATGGAGCAGTTGGGAGGAGAGTCCAAAGGGAAAAAAAAGCGGGATGAATTCGCTTTAATCGAAGAGCGGTTTTCTTCCTTGTTCAGCACGAGAAAGCAGCTTCAACAGCAGTTGCAGGTTCAGAGTGGGCAAGTGAAGGAATTTTTCCTATTGAAGTTGATAATGGGACAGGTCACTGAGAGTGAATTCTCCTACAAGTATGAGACTTACGGCTTTGGGGAAAAGGGAAAGGCTCTCGGAGTGCTTGCCCTGCAAATTGATTCTCTTGAAGACACCCGATACTTGGATAGTGATAAGGAGCTGCTATTATTTGCGATCAATAATGTCGTTGGGGAGCTAATCTCTAATGACCGTATCTTGGGTACTTTGCTGCTGGATCAGTCTCAGGTAACGATACTGTTAGGCGATTCGGAGGATCCGGATGAGCTCAAGGGCTACTTCTACCAAATGGCGGAGCTTATGAAGTCAAAGGTTCACGAGCTGCTTCAACTCAAAATCAGTATCGGCATCAGTCGGCCGTTTCATAGGTATACGAATGTGATGGATGCCTACTCAGAAGCGTTGGAGGCTCTGAAACGTAGAATTAGTCTTGGAAATGAGCTCATCCTGAACTATGAAGATATCGAACCGGTTCATCGGAACAGCGTTCAGACTGGTGCTTCTTGGAATCACATTGAAGAGAGCTTGATGAACGGGCTTAAAACAGGCGATGCTGCTTCTGCTTACGAGTATTATAACCAATATGCATCAGCGATTTTGGAGAAGAGCATTTCGTTCAATGATTTTCAAATATTTATGCTTCAATTAATCGCCAAAATGTATCGGCTTGTTGGGCAGCAAGGTGGCATGCTGGATGGATTAGTCGGCGCCAAATCGGTCATTATCCGATTCATGAAATTGAATACGGCGGAGGAAATTATGACGTGGTTTAAGACGGAGCTGATCCCGCCCACCCTTGCCTTCCTGCAGAGCCGTATTGATTCGCAATATATCAATATTGCACACCAAATGGTTGAGCTCATTCATGATAAATACGATCAGGATCTTACTTTGGAATCGTGCGCTGCGCAATTCCGTTTTCATCCTGTCTATTTAAGCCGAGTATTCAAGAAAGAGATTGGAACAACGTTTATCGATTATTTGACGAATTACCGGATGAATATGGCGAAAGTGTGGTTAAAGGACAGCAATATGAAGATTACGGAAATCGCGGAGCGTCTTAACTATACCAACTCCACTGGATTTATCCGGACCTTCCGCAAAGCTACTGGTATGACACCGGGCCAGTACCGAGATGCCCTTTCGAGATCACAGTAATTGCTAGCTCGGTGACTGACCTAATCGCGTTATCCATCATGGAGGTGTACCTGTGACCTATGAATTGGTAGAAAAACTGAAAGCAGAATATATGTCCAGCGAGAATTGGTATTCAGTAAGGTGGCATTATATCGAGGGCTGTATCTTAAAGGCGTATTTGGACAGCTACGAGCAAACCGGTAGTGAAAGAGAATATAACTTTGTAAAAAGCTATATGGATCAGCTGTTTGACTCGGACGGCAATATCCCTGAAATCCAAATCAGCAGTTATAATATCGACCAATTCCGGATGGCTGGAATTTTGTTTACTCTATACCAAAGAGAGCGGGATCCCAAATATAAAACGACCATGGATATGTTGTATCAGCAGTTGGCTTCTTATCCGAGAACGAGTTCCGGTTCGTTCTGGCATAAAGAAAACTACCCCTTCCAGGTTTGGTTGGATGGATTGTATATGGGGCAGCCTTTCTATGTTCAGTACGTGAAGCAATTTGTAGAGGCGAAGGATTATTCCGATACGCTGCAGCAGTTCAAAAATGTCCGCCAATCTATATATAACAAAGAGAAGCGGTTGTATAGCCACGCTTATGATGAGAGTCGCAACATTTTCTGGTGCGATAAATCAACAGGGCAATCACCAAATGTGTGGGGGCGTGCGGTCGGCTGGTTCGCGATGGCATTGGTGGATGTGCTGGAGCTGCTGGAAGGAGAGCCGGCGGATACCGGCATCCTCAAAGCCTATCTCAAGGAACTTATAGATGACATGCTGCCGTACCAGCATAGCGAGGGTATGTGGTACCAGGTTGTGGATAAGCAGGAGCATCCGGGCAATTATCTCGAAGCCAGCGGTACGCTGATGTTAGCTTATGCCATTCTGAAAGGTGCTCGATTGGGATATGTGCCAAAGGAGTATGCCGTATACGGCATACAGGCGTTTAACGGAACGATTGCATGTTACCTTAGGGAAGAAGACGGTGAAGTGCGACTAGGGGGCATTTGCCGAAGTGCCGGCCTTGGCAAAAAGCCGGAAACCGGTCAAATGCGAGACGGGAGTCTTGCGTACTATTTCTTTGCAGAACAGATCGTGGACAATAACGGTCATGGTGTAGCTCCGCTGCTGATGGCCTATAACGAGATTAAACGGCTTGGCTATGTAAAAGTTCATGATTGATACACTTGATGGGCACAAATGACATTCAAAATGCCCTGAACCGCAAGCCGCTGCATCATGCTGGAATTCAAAAAGACATCGCGATATGGTACGGTTCGGCAGCCTTGATCGGCACGATTGTGGCTTGGGTCCGAAACGACATGCCTTATACACCACAATTTTTAGCCAAACCGTTTTTTTTGCTGCATCGGGTCTTAGGGAGATGAATATCATGCTTAAATTTTTTATCCGTAGTTCATCATTTTTTTTGTCCAGTAATCCGTAGAAATTCGTATTAGATCATGGGCTACATTGCATAGGTAGCTGCCTTTTTTATAACTAGCTGCTACTTCCCACTCTGGATTTTGTTTAATCGAAAAATAGGAGATGTTCGTGCTGGGCTTGGCGTACGTAATCGGAAATATAGAGCAGCAGATGCCCTCCGCAACCATTTTGAATAAGGTTTGACAGCTTCTGGTTTCCAACAAAATGTCAGGACTGATGTTTTCTTCGTTGATCAGATGATCATAGATTTCGCGAAGGGTCGAACCTTTTTGCATAATGGCAAAGGAGTCGTTTTCAAAACGCTTTAAGCTTATTTCAGGGAGTTGTTCGCCAATCTTACCTCCTAAATGTGCAAGAGGATGAGCATTTGGAACACCTAAAATAATCTTTTCAGAACAGATATGGATATAATGATCATTCGTTTTTTGGGAGTTTTGCAAAGTTAAAAATCCAATATCAAGATTACCTTGAGAGATTTCATATTGTTGTTTTTTGACAGGCATTTCAATAGGCTCAATTTTTACATTCGGATATTTTTTATAGAGAATAGGGTATATAGCTGCAAACATCTTAATACCGCGCTCCGGAGTTAATCCAACAATCAATTTTCCTTCTTTTATCTCAAGCATATCGTTAATCCGGTTGTACGTTTCTTTTTTTATGCGTACGATTTCTTTTGCGTTCTCGACATAAATTTTCCCGGCATGCGTCAGGTGCCAATTGCTTCTTGAGCGTACGAAAAGCTGTGTGCCAAGTTCTTTCTCAAGTCTTAAAAGCTGCTGGTTTAAGGCCGATTGGGTGATAAACAGTTTTTCCGCAGCTTTTGTTATATTGTTTTCTTCCGCTATTTTAATCATATAATCCAATTGTTTTAAATCCATTCGAAAAAAATCGCCTCCTTACTCTTAAATTTATTTAGAGAAATCTAAATATTTACACTTTTACTTAATTACAAATTCAGATTACGATGTTTTTGGATATATAACAAGTAAAAAGCAACTTATCCGGATGGAGGTCACCCTCATGACTTTGAAACAAACGCGGAATGAAACTCCTCTTTATATTAAAGTACATCCCAATGACAATGTTGCGATTATTGTCAATGAAGGCGGATTGCCTAAAGGAACGGTATTTTCTTGCGGGCTCGAGCTAACGAATCATGTTCCTCAAGGACATAAGGTGGCGCTAAAAGATCTCAATCAAGGCGAAGCGATCATGCGTTAC is drawn from Paenibacillus sp. V4I7 and contains these coding sequences:
- a CDS encoding helix-turn-helix transcriptional regulator codes for the protein MPKYLYRMLVFSLLLSAVPVVCIGLISYYIASKDIGKKVNEGNVQILLQNQMRMEQILKNVEMGAVQYINSPLVSDFIYHDLQNDDFQTINNLSKGLYNLHSIAGVADTQLINLEHDWMISNLGFTSTEDFVNRGLLSDYAKRQQNLFWLANIGTSLDENKIRVVVKLPMIASTTTPKALLIIDMSHDALLSNLAQNTQLGNIYVLNRNREPFLASSSPVGIQSSILEKMNVATEPEGSFETGDMGVNYKVSSYNGWSYVSIVSIDAITKESKKIAFITLNACVIIFILITLAAFYGTSRMYRPIHRLFMMMEQLGGESKGKKKRDEFALIEERFSSLFSTRKQLQQQLQVQSGQVKEFFLLKLIMGQVTESEFSYKYETYGFGEKGKALGVLALQIDSLEDTRYLDSDKELLLFAINNVVGELISNDRILGTLLLDQSQVTILLGDSEDPDELKGYFYQMAELMKSKVHELLQLKISIGISRPFHRYTNVMDAYSEALEALKRRISLGNELILNYEDIEPVHRNSVQTGASWNHIEESLMNGLKTGDAASAYEYYNQYASAILEKSISFNDFQIFMLQLIAKMYRLVGQQGGMLDGLVGAKSVIIRFMKLNTAEEIMTWFKTELIPPTLAFLQSRIDSQYINIAHQMVELIHDKYDQDLTLESCAAQFRFHPVYLSRVFKKEIGTTFIDYLTNYRMNMAKVWLKDSNMKITEIAERLNYTNSTGFIRTFRKATGMTPGQYRDALSRSQ
- a CDS encoding glycoside hydrolase family 105 protein; amino-acid sequence: MTYELVEKLKAEYMSSENWYSVRWHYIEGCILKAYLDSYEQTGSEREYNFVKSYMDQLFDSDGNIPEIQISSYNIDQFRMAGILFTLYQRERDPKYKTTMDMLYQQLASYPRTSSGSFWHKENYPFQVWLDGLYMGQPFYVQYVKQFVEAKDYSDTLQQFKNVRQSIYNKEKRLYSHAYDESRNIFWCDKSTGQSPNVWGRAVGWFAMALVDVLELLEGEPADTGILKAYLKELIDDMLPYQHSEGMWYQVVDKQEHPGNYLEASGTLMLAYAILKGARLGYVPKEYAVYGIQAFNGTIACYLREEDGEVRLGGICRSAGLGKKPETGQMRDGSLAYYFFAEQIVDNNGHGVAPLLMAYNEIKRLGYVKVHD
- a CDS encoding LysR family transcriptional regulator: MDLKQLDYMIKIAEENNITKAAEKLFITQSALNQQLLRLEKELGTQLFVRSRSNWHLTHAGKIYVENAKEIVRIKKETYNRINDMLEIKEGKLIVGLTPERGIKMFAAIYPILYKKYPNVKIEPIEMPVKKQQYEISQGNLDIGFLTLQNSQKTNDHYIHICSEKIILGVPNAHPLAHLGGKIGEQLPEISLKRFENDSFAIMQKGSTLREIYDHLINEENISPDILLETRSCQTLFKMVAEGICCSIFPITYAKPSTNISYFSIKQNPEWEVAASYKKGSYLCNVAHDLIRISTDYWTKKMMNYG